Proteins from a single region of Pseudomonadota bacterium:
- a CDS encoding rhodanese-like domain-containing protein codes for MSFSGARRRTGITLWLLLLAGIAASEVPVVDAPTAHELTQAGKVTLIDVRTPEEWKESGVPAGAITIALQDPDLLRQVMLHADRDPNHPVLLICRTGRRSGIAADLLTQAGFVNVANVREGLAGRRGAGPGWVRRGLPMEAYDPTRHAPRTASVEAASP; via the coding sequence GTGAGCTTCTCCGGCGCGCGTCGTCGCACAGGCATCACCTTGTGGCTGTTGCTGCTCGCTGGCATCGCTGCCAGCGAGGTGCCGGTGGTCGACGCGCCGACCGCCCACGAACTCACCCAGGCCGGCAAGGTCACATTGATCGACGTGCGCACGCCCGAGGAATGGAAGGAGTCGGGCGTGCCCGCGGGGGCCATCACGATCGCCCTGCAGGACCCAGACCTGCTGCGCCAGGTGATGCTGCATGCGGATCGTGACCCGAACCATCCTGTCTTGCTGATCTGCCGCACCGGCCGACGCTCGGGGATCGCCGCCGACCTGCTGACCCAAGCGGGATTCGTCAATGTGGCCAACGTGCGTGAAGGCCTGGCGGGGCGCCGCGGCGCAGGACCCGGGTGGGTACGACGGGGGCTGCCTATGGAAGCGTACGACCCGACCCGTCACGCCCCGAGGACCGCCAGCGTGGAGGCGGCCTCCCCGTGA